Proteins from one Chelonia mydas isolate rCheMyd1 chromosome 14, rCheMyd1.pri.v2, whole genome shotgun sequence genomic window:
- the LOC114022211 gene encoding zinc finger protein 436 isoform X2 yields MGHDACEPGLSRCCSPAGSVRGATGVNPALCQPGGGTFCGGWNQPLGQPRAPPTPAPEPEPAGRRTTSTFHSGSSRPPAGQGREMAGAEPAQGPVTFKEVALYFTDPGQRALYRDAMQENHANGTSQGSPIPKPDAVSQRQQEEEPWVPDLQGSRERENPRGDCPVQGVDSCPDHPIRLGEIFRTRKDSLLRKGPRPRERLNTCKDCGKSFRRRSNLLAHQRTHGAKRPHPCADCGKTFGAFSNLLRHQRGHAGEKPYKCPDCGKGFGHSSALVTHRRIHTGEKPYACGDCGKRFNVVSNLVRHQRSHTGEKPYKCPDCGRRCSQRSHLVTHRRLHTGERPYVCLECGKCFNVSSDLIKHRRIHTGERPYACSDCGKCFSGSSNLLTHQRLHTGERPYKCPDCGKGFTISSKLIAHQRTHTGERPYSCADCGKGFSDRPHLARHQSASRREKRYKCSDCGKGFTTSSYLLTHQRSHTGETPFICGDCGKSFAVVSNLVRHRRIHTGEKPFRCGECGRQYSQRAHLTTHQRVHTGERPYVCLDCGKGFNVNSSLTKHRRTHTGEKPYVCPDCGKRFSQSSNVITHRRLHHGGHGALGAAARASQRE; encoded by the exons ATGGGACACGATGCTTGTGAGCCCGGGCTGagccgctgctgctccccagcgggGTCTGTGCGGGGAGCGACCGGCGTTAACCCCGCTCTGTGCCAGCCGGGGGGCGGGACTTTCTGCGGTGGGTggaaccagcccctggggcagccccgggctccgccgacaccagcccctgagccggagcctgcag GCCGCAGAACAACATCCACGTTTCACTCCGGATCATCCCGTCCTCCTGCGGGCCAGGGCAGGGAAATGGCTGGAGCGGAGCCGGCTCAG GGACCAGTGACCTTCAAGGAGGTGGCTTTGTACTTCACTGACCCTGGTCAGAGGGCCCTCTACAGGGACGCCATGCAGGAGAACCATGCGAACGGGACCTCACAGG GATCTCCGATTCCAAAACCCGACGCTGTCTCCCAGCGGCAACAAGAGGAAGAGCCGTGGGTCCCGGATCTCCAAGGCTCTAGGGAAAGGGAGAACCCCAGAGGAGACTGCCCAG TGCAGGGAGTTGACTCCTGTCCAGATCACCCCATTCGCCTCGGGGAAATATTCAGGACCCGCAAAGACTCCCTGTTGCGCAAGGGCCCGCGCCCCAGGGAGAGACTGAACACGTGCAAAGACTGCGGGAAGAGCTTCCGTCGGCGGTCCAACCTCCTGGCACATCAGAGGACCCACGGGGCCAAGAGACCCCACCCGTGCGCCGACTGCGGCAAAACCTTTGGCGCCTTCTCCAACCTCCTGCGGCACCAGCGTGGGCATGCCGGCGAGAAGCCCTACAAATGTCCCGACTGCGGGAAAGGCTTCGGGCACAGCTCGGCCTTGGTCACCCACCGGCGGATCCACACCGGAGAGAAACCCTACGCctgcggggactgcgggaagcgcTTCAACGTGGTCTCCAACCTGGTGCGTCACCAGCGGAGCCACACGGGCGAAAAGCCCTACAAGTGCCCCGACTGCGGGCGGCGCTGCAGCCAGCGCTCCCACCTGGTCACCCACCGGCGGCTGCACACCGGCGAGCGTCCCTACGTCTGCCTGGAGTGCGGGAAGTGCTTCAACGTCAGCTCGGACCTCATCAAGCACCGGCgcatccacaccggggagcggccctacgCCTGCAGTGACTGCGGGAAATGCTTCAGCGGCAGCTCCAACCTGCTGACCCACCAGCGGCTGCACACGGGTGAGCGGCCCTACAAGTGCCCCGACTGCGGGAAAGGCTTCACCATCAGCTCCAAGCTGATCGcccaccagcgcacccacaccggCGAGCGGCCCTACAGCTGCGCCGACTGCGGGAAGGGCTTCAGCGACCGGCCCCACCTGGCCCGGCACCAGAGCGCCTCCCGGCGCGAAAAGCGCTACAAATGCTCCGACTGCGGGAAGGGCTTCACCACCAGCTCCTACCTCCTCACCCACCAGCGCAGCCACACCGGGGAGACCCCCTTCATCTGCGGCGACTGCGGGAAGAGCTTCGCTGTGGTCTCCAACTTGGTGCGGCACCGGCgcatccacacgggagagaagcCCTTCCGGTGCGGGGAGTGCGGGCGGCAGTACAGCCAGAGAGCCCACCTCACCACCCACCAGAGGgtgcacaccggggagcggccctacgTCTGCCTGGACTGCGGGAAAGGCTTCAACGTCAACTCCTCCCTCACCAAGCACCGCAGGACCCACACCGGAGAGAAACCCTACGTCTGCCCCGACTGCGGGAAAcgcttcagccagagctccaacGTGATCACCCACCGCAGGCTGCACCACGGGGGGCACGGTGCCCTTGGTGCCGCGGCTAGGGCCAGCCAGCGGGAGTGA